The genomic region TCATGTTCCAAAGTTCAGACAATTAGTGATGCATAGAAGGGGACAGCTGAGGACCTTACCTGCTTTCCCCATTCCGATGCTCGATCAACCAAGTTTGAATATTCCAGATCTTCAAAGCACTTTTGCAACGATGAGAGTggttcattaaaataaacaggaAGACAAACTCCAGACAAGTCCTTCCCAATATTATCCTTGATAATCGACCACAAGCTAATAGGCTTCTCTTTCTCCTTGGGTTCTGGCAAATTATCCCTCCTTCTCACATATGGATATTTAATTGTTGTGATCTCAACTCCATGCAATCGATCGGAAAAGAAAGAATCTCTTTCAAATATAGAACCATTTCCCAAACCTTCCTTGCTCCGGTGGGAAGCACTTCTTAGAGTATCTGAATACAAAATAACTCTCATCAAATTATGTTTCTTTGATTaatcagaaaagaaagaatCTCTATGGTATACACACCATTCCCCAAGCCTTCCCTACTTCGATAGGAAGCACTTCTTAGAGCTTCTGAAGACAAAATGTCATGTGTATCAAAATATGTTCCTTCATCTTCATCTGTTTCAATTTGGCTTTCATTATCTGCATCAGAATCACTTGCACTGCCCTCAGATAAGACAGAATAGAAATCTGTGTCATGAGCAAAACCATAAAACAATCAAAACTAAGGGTCAAAATTAAATTGTCATCGATAATATAATCAGAAACTGTGTATACGGCGGGAAACCTTTAGAGTAGCACCGAAACTAAAAGAAATATTAAATCATCATTATACATCTCATAATTTAAAACATTGACTTCAACAAAATACTAAGGTTATGGAAATGCCAAAGATGACTGACCACTAAATCTCCTATCCCCCTGTCCATATGACTCACGCTCCTTTGTTTCATCCACTACTGTAGTTTCCAGCTCCATTTTCTCCGTCTGCAAAAGGAAATTTAGATAGGATATTACTTTCCGACTAGCAAGATTTACACCACCCCCCATATTGTAGCAAATTTATTAAGCAGAAACTTAGTAATTATATGTAAGGAAATCTGGTATAAAGCAGTACAGGATGGAAGAAATACCTCCAATTGTCTCAATGATTCTAACAGCATCACGTGTTTACTCCGAAGAGCCTTCAACTGATTCTGAAGCTCTGACACTTCTAAGAGCATTATTGACTCGCAGTCTTTGATCACCGGCTCACCAATGCCCTCCTGTGCTAATCTTAGTCTTAGTTTCTCTGTCGAGACAACTATATCTTTCGAAAGTACTAAATCATTGCTTGTAAAGACTCGAGGAAACAGATCTTTAGCACTGAGCAGTGCCTCAACCCATGTAGCTCGGTCCTCTCTTGATACACACCGCAAGTGAAGAGTTTTAGTTCCTGTGAATATGGAAAGCCGTTTATCATCTGATTTGCTGGCACGAATTGAAGAGACCTGTAAACCAGACCACTTCAAATTCAGTAACCAAAAACCATCAACTCAAAAGCACAGATATGCGCAATCGAGCATACATGTTATGCATCATCAGACAAAACACAAGCATTCCTCTCAACGGATTCGAGTTTTTGTTGGGTCCATCAAGATTGAGGAAAACTTTTGGTGGGTATCAAtcaatattttctaaaaattccATGAAAAGTGTAAGAATATTAAACATTTTCTGTAGCTTTCGACACCCACCGCTTACATTGCAGCAAACGAGTGCACAGACCCTACAAAACGACGCAGAAAATCCCAACTAATAAACGCAATGGATACAGACTTCTTCATTTGCTAAATATAGCATCACCACCAAAAATAGCATTACCTCTATAACACAAACAATGGCTTCACATTCTGTGATAAGCAAAAGCTCATACCTTCAAATGCACTTCTCCGAAAGGCTTCCACGGCCTCGCCGCCACCGCACCGCCAAGCCGATTACTTCCCCAATTCGCCTTCTTCATATACCTCAGCGAGTCCTCTCCGATCACCCTCAACCCCTTCTCTCTCACCTGGCTCATCAAAATCTTGTCCGGTCCATGAACCTTATAGTACGAAAGCACGCCGTCTTCGAGCACAAACCACCGCGACCGCCACCCCTTCCCGTAGTTCACCCATTTATACAGAATCCCAGCCACGCTGCCGCTCACGCCTCCGCCAAACATCTTCGAATCCCTTGCTTCACTGATCGTATCTTCAACCTCATGCCCCGCCGCGACGGAAGCCCTGTCCGTTTCAGTACCGGCCGACGAGACCTGAGCCGAGTAGCTCGGCCTCGAACCATAGCTAACGTTCCGGATCGGAGCCTCCGGGCTTATCTGGCACTCACCCAACTGCTTCGCCGCCACCGGGGTGCCCCGGTCCCGATCGACCGAAACCGGCGCAATGCAGCACAGCGGGTTCATCTTCAACCCCAATCAGACCATCCAATCAGACAAAAAGCGAATCCGATCGTTGAAATCCGAATCCCTTCCAGCGCCGATCAAACGGCTCCGATTTATACAAATGCAGGACCCGATCCGAAGCCAAAACGAACCTTTCGAAAATGACTTAAAGACTCGGAGCTTCtggttctagagagagaaagatgagagagacagagacacaCTCATGAAGAGCTCTGCGCAGACAGATCCATCAAAACACTTCTCCTGCTGCCGCTGCTGCTCCGTAATTACATATTTCATGCGAGGGTAGGTtaaatctttaatttattttaattaagagGTAAAAAATGggattataaattaaaatttgggtgttttaaataattaatggCGCAATTAAGGTAAATGCAGGGGGTTTGGTTTTTGGGTGGAGGCTGAAAGGGGACATCTAACGTGCGCGTTTGTGCGCAGGTGGTGGTGATTGGTTTTGTCCGGTGGGAAATATGAATCTCCCCTGTGAAATTACGACGGTACCCTTGTGGTTTGGCGTGTGTAGTGATTGGATGGGGATGTTTTGGATAATTCCTAGGATTTTGAAAGCGACGAGTGAACCGACGGACCGGGGTGTCCCtggagggaaggggagaagataAGGTGCGCGGGAGAATATCGTGGACGGTGGAGCTTCGAGGCATTCGGCCAATCGATGTGCTTACCGCGAGTGCGTGTTGTTGACTTGAGATCAACATGTTCAAATTAGGGTTGACTTGGGATCAATATGATTAGCTGTTGCATAAATCATTTTTAAGTGCAGATTAAGAGACAAGTGAGATGAATTATGTGTTCTCATTGTGTTTAGGTTTAAAGTTAAGAGTATCTTCAAATGAGACATCgaattttaaacattaaaataatatttaatggaTTATATggtaatttgatattttgtgcAATTTTTTGATGCACCTAATGACAtttcgtaatttttttttctttttatgggATCTAATTATTAAAACAACCAATCAAATACTTGGAACGCACATCAAAATTTATGATATATTGCATCACATCTATTAAAAAGTCATTAAATGAATTTGATAGCAAAAAACATTGCCTTCAATTGACTCAATGCCACATAATAAACTAAATGCTCAGTTGGAAAAAGTTTGCTATCATATTTTCACTGTTATATGTGTGACAGTTTTGACATCTCTTTAAAAGATGATTTAATACATTGTTTTGGAAATGGGCCAACTTTCGGCTACGTGATTGGATTCTTGGGCCTCTGAGGCCCATTTTTTGAGGGTTTAGGGTGGGCTATGGCTAGTGGGACCAAGGCCTTTACAAAATGTTATAGGTCCGACGGGCCCAGCCAACTTTAGCTCTCTGCCTTTACTTTCGAGCGTTATACATAAAATTATCTTCACTTGACAGTGAAAGCCACAATACGTGACTACGCGTATATGAAAAagatttaatgaaaatataactttactccttcaaatttaattttttctaaCTTAAATTTTCACATTCCGGTCCGGACCTCTACCACAttccaggctcgactccaccgtatcacgatattatccgctttaggtcccgactacgccctcacggtttttttttctggg from Pyrus communis chromosome 4, drPyrComm1.1, whole genome shotgun sequence harbors:
- the LOC137732349 gene encoding oxysterol-binding protein-related protein 1D-like isoform X1; the protein is MNPLCCIAPVSVDRDRGTPVAAKQLGECQISPEAPIRNVSYGSRPSYSAQVSSAGTETDRASVAAGHEVEDTISEARDSKMFGGGVSGSVAGILYKWVNYGKGWRSRWFVLEDGVLSYYKVHGPDKILMSQVREKGLRVIGEDSLRYMKKANWGSNRLGGAVAARPWKPFGEVHLKVSSIRASKSDDKRLSIFTGTKTLHLRCVSREDRATWVEALLSAKDLFPRVFTSNDLVLSKDIVVSTEKLRLRLAQEGIGEPVIKDCESIMLLEVSELQNQLKALRSKHVMLLESLRQLETEKMELETTVVDETKERESYGQGDRRFSDFYSVLSEGSASDSDADNESQIETDEDEGTYFDTHDILSSEALRSASYRSREGLGNDTLRSASHRSKEGLGNGSIFERDSFFSDRLHGVEITTIKYPYVRRRDNLPEPKEKEKPISLWSIIKDNIGKDLSGVCLPVYFNEPLSSLQKCFEDLEYSNLVDRASEWGKQGNDLMRILNVAAFAVSGYASTEGRHCKPFNPLLGETYEADYPDKGLRFFSEKVSHHPMVVACHCEGRGWKFWADSNLKGKFWGRSIQLDPVGTLALQFEDGEMFQWSKVTTSIYNIILGKIYCDHYGTMRIRGSGNYSCKLKFKEQSIIDRNPHQPLEFQVHGFVQDNRTGEKVAMLMGKWDEAMYYMLGDPTTKPRGYDPMTEAVLLWERDDYVTKTRYNLSPFAISLNELTPGLLERLPPTDSRLRPDQRHLENGDYELANAEKLRLEQLQRQARKLQERGWQPRWFRKDEDGCYSYVGGYWETREKKNWDGIPDIFGQSSDLPSCSGEE
- the LOC137732349 gene encoding oxysterol-binding protein-related protein 1D-like isoform X2, translating into MNPLCCIAPVSVDRDRGTPVAAKQLGECQISPEAPIRNVSYGSRPSYSAQVSSAGTETDRASVAAGHEVEDTISEARDSKMFGGGVSGSVAGILYKWVNYGKGWRSRWFVLEDGVLSYYKVHGPDKILMSQVREKGLRVIGEDSLRYMKKANWGSNRLGGAVAARPWKPFGEVHLKVSSIRASKSDDKRLSIFTGTKTLHLRCVSREDRATWVEALLSAKDLFPRVFTSNDLVLSKDIVVSTEKLRLRLAQEGIGEPVIKDCESIMLLEVSELQNQLKALRSKHVMLLESLRQLETEKMELETTVVDETKERESYGQGDRRFSDFYSVLSEGSASDSDADNESQIETDEDEGTYFDTHDILSSEALRSASYRSREGLGNDTLRSASHRSKEGLGNGSIFERDSFFSDRLHGVEITTIKYPYVRRRDNLPEPKEKEKPISLWSIIKDNIGKDLSGVCLPVYFNEPLSSLQKCFEDLEYSNLVDRASEWGKQGNDLMRILNVAAFAVSGYASTEGRHCKPFNPLLGETYEADYPDKGLRFFSEKVSHHPMVVACHCEGRGWKFWADSNLKGKFWGRSIQLDPVGTLALQFEDGEMFQWSKVTTSIYNIILGKIYCDHYGTMRIRGSGNYSCKLKFKEQSIIDRNPHQVHGFVQDNRTGEKVAMLMGKWDEAMYYMLGDPTTKPRGYDPMTEAVLLWERDDYVTKTRYNLSPFAISLNELTPGLLERLPPTDSRLRPDQRHLENGDYELANAEKLRLEQLQRQARKLQERGWQPRWFRKDEDGCYSYVGGYWETREKKNWDGIPDIFGQSSDLPSCSGEE